A stretch of Shimia isoporae DNA encodes these proteins:
- a CDS encoding ABC transporter ATP-binding protein, protein MLDAGRTEETLLEVNNIEVIYNHVILVLKGVSLSVPKGGITALLGGNGAGKTTTLKAISNLLHSERGEVTKGTITYRNEPVADLDPAALVKKGVIQVMEGRHCFEHLTVEENLLTGAYTRGGDIAADLEMVYTYFPRLKERRKSQAGYTSGGEQQMVAIGRALMSKPECILLDEPSMGLAPQLVEEIFGIVKDLNEKEGATFLLAEQNTNVALRFAHYGYILESGRVVMDGPAAELRENPDVKEFYLGMSEEGRKSFRDVRSYRRRKRWLS, encoded by the coding sequence ATGCTTGACGCTGGTCGCACCGAAGAGACACTTCTTGAGGTCAACAACATCGAAGTGATCTACAACCACGTGATCCTCGTGCTCAAAGGCGTGAGCCTGAGCGTACCCAAGGGCGGTATCACCGCACTTCTGGGCGGCAACGGCGCGGGCAAAACCACGACGCTCAAGGCGATTTCGAACTTGCTGCACTCTGAACGCGGCGAGGTCACCAAAGGTACGATCACATATCGCAATGAGCCCGTGGCCGATCTCGACCCGGCTGCTCTTGTTAAAAAGGGTGTGATCCAGGTGATGGAAGGCCGTCACTGTTTTGAGCACCTGACCGTCGAGGAAAACCTCCTGACTGGCGCCTACACGCGCGGTGGAGACATCGCGGCGGATCTGGAAATGGTGTACACCTATTTCCCTCGCCTCAAGGAACGCCGTAAATCGCAGGCTGGCTATACTTCTGGCGGTGAACAGCAGATGGTCGCGATTGGTCGCGCTCTGATGAGCAAACCCGAGTGCATTCTTCTTGATGAACCCTCGATGGGTCTCGCGCCTCAGCTGGTGGAAGAGATATTCGGAATCGTCAAGGATTTGAACGAAAAGGAAGGCGCGACCTTCTTGCTTGCAGAGCAAAACACAAACGTCGCCCTGCGTTTTGCACACTACGGCTACATTCTTGAATCCGGCCGCGTCGTGATGGACGGCCCTGCCGCAGAACTGCGCGAAAACCCGGACGTGAAAGAATTCTACCTCGGCATGTCCGAAGAAGGCCGCAAATCCTTCCGTGATGTGCGCTCTTATCGCCGCCGCAAGCGTTGGCTGAGCTGA
- a CDS encoding phenylacetate--CoA ligase family protein, producing MSRFFDELETRSEDQRSADLSDALPRQMSRAKALPGFADALADIDPASIASIEALASLPVLRKSELGAAQKANGPLGGFADLSNPNLVHVFQSPGPIYEPGGQSSDWFRFGRVLHAVGIGSDDIVQNCFSYHLTPAGMMFESGARAVGAKVLPAGVGQTEMQVRAAADIGTTAYAGTPDYLKVILDKAEEMGEKLAISKATVGGGALFPSLRKEYADRGITCLQGYGTADLGSIAYESDAMEGMIIDEGVIVEIVTPGTGTPVAPGEVGEVVVTTLNPDYPLVRFATGDLSAVLPGQSPCGRTNMRIKGWMGRADQTAKIKGMFVRPEQVAALVAKHDEISKARVIATRSGEMDVMTVQIESPAGDADAYGASVADALKLKGKVEIVAPGSLPKDGIVIEDLRKYD from the coding sequence ATGAGCCGCTTTTTTGACGAGTTGGAAACCCGTAGCGAAGATCAGCGTTCAGCAGATCTGTCAGACGCTCTGCCGCGCCAGATGTCCCGTGCAAAGGCGTTGCCGGGTTTCGCTGACGCATTGGCTGACATTGACCCAGCATCGATCGCCTCAATAGAAGCGCTCGCTTCCTTGCCGGTTCTGCGCAAATCCGAACTGGGTGCCGCGCAAAAGGCAAATGGTCCGCTGGGCGGATTCGCCGATCTGAGCAACCCCAATCTCGTTCATGTCTTTCAGTCACCTGGGCCGATTTACGAACCTGGCGGACAATCATCGGACTGGTTCCGTTTTGGGCGAGTGCTTCATGCCGTTGGAATTGGCTCTGACGATATCGTCCAGAACTGTTTCAGCTATCACCTGACGCCCGCCGGCATGATGTTTGAAAGCGGCGCGCGCGCAGTGGGTGCCAAAGTGCTGCCAGCAGGTGTTGGTCAGACTGAAATGCAGGTGCGTGCTGCGGCCGACATTGGCACAACCGCCTATGCAGGAACTCCGGACTATCTCAAAGTTATCCTCGATAAAGCGGAGGAAATGGGAGAAAAGCTGGCGATCTCCAAGGCTACCGTGGGTGGCGGGGCGCTGTTTCCGTCTCTTCGCAAGGAATACGCGGACCGTGGCATCACTTGCCTGCAGGGTTATGGCACCGCCGATCTCGGCTCGATCGCCTACGAATCCGATGCCATGGAAGGCATGATCATCGACGAAGGTGTGATCGTGGAAATTGTCACCCCCGGCACCGGCACGCCCGTTGCGCCGGGTGAGGTGGGCGAAGTGGTCGTGACCACGCTCAACCCCGATTACCCGCTTGTCCGTTTTGCCACCGGCGACCTCTCCGCCGTCCTTCCCGGGCAAAGCCCTTGCGGGCGGACCAACATGCGCATCAAAGGTTGGATGGGCCGCGCCGATCAGACCGCAAAGATCAAAGGCATGTTTGTCCGCCCCGAGCAGGTCGCTGCGCTGGTGGCGAAACACGACGAAATATCAAAAGCGCGGGTCATCGCCACCCGCTCTGGAGAGATGGACGTAATGACCGTTCAGATCGAATCTCCCGCGGGTGATGCTGATGCATACGGAGCCTCTGTTGCTGATGCTCTGAAACTCAAGGGCAAGGTCGAAATTGTCGCCCCGGGTAGCCTGCCCAAAGACGGTATCGTCATAGAAGACCTGCGCAAATACGACTGA
- the ykgO gene encoding type B 50S ribosomal protein L36: protein MKVKNSLRSLKNRHRDCRIVRRKGRVYVINKTQRRFKARQG, encoded by the coding sequence ATGAAAGTCAAGAACTCGCTCCGTTCGCTCAAGAACCGGCACCGCGACTGCCGCATTGTGCGCCGCAAGGGCCGTGTTTATGTGATCAACAAGACCCAGCGTCGCTTCAAAGCACGTCAGGGCTGA
- a CDS encoding N-formylglutamate amidohydrolase, whose product MQNPSFTVQMPEVRNSAVVFASPHSGSSYPDWFVKASLLDSHTIRSSEDAFVDQLFDCVPHFGAPLLKAHAPRAFLDLNRSQDELDPALIEGVRKIGHNPRVASGLGVIPRVVANGRPIYYGKMTRAEAHQRIETYWRPYHLALQNLLTESRTSFGRAILVDCHSMPREAVTSGLRPGSRRPEIVIGDRFGAAAHTEIVDEVAAAFEDEGFAVARNSPFAGAYVTQTYGRPARGQHAVQIEIDRSLYMDEAKITPHEGFGVLKARLAKVVRKIADIGRLEREPLAAE is encoded by the coding sequence ATGCAAAACCCCTCTTTCACAGTTCAGATGCCCGAAGTGCGCAACTCGGCGGTCGTCTTTGCTTCTCCACACAGTGGAAGCAGCTATCCGGACTGGTTCGTAAAGGCGTCGCTTCTGGACAGCCACACAATCCGGTCTTCCGAAGATGCCTTTGTGGATCAGTTGTTTGATTGTGTTCCGCATTTTGGGGCCCCTTTGCTAAAGGCACATGCGCCGCGCGCGTTTCTGGATCTGAACAGGTCTCAAGATGAACTGGATCCGGCGCTGATCGAAGGGGTGCGGAAGATCGGGCACAACCCGCGTGTCGCGTCTGGGCTGGGCGTGATTCCGCGCGTCGTGGCCAATGGGCGACCGATCTACTATGGCAAGATGACACGTGCAGAGGCTCATCAACGGATCGAAACCTACTGGCGGCCATATCATCTTGCACTCCAGAACCTGCTGACCGAGTCGCGCACGAGTTTTGGCCGTGCAATTCTGGTGGATTGCCATTCGATGCCGCGTGAGGCTGTCACCTCCGGCCTGCGTCCGGGATCGCGCCGCCCGGAAATCGTCATAGGCGACCGGTTTGGCGCAGCTGCACATACAGAAATCGTTGATGAAGTCGCCGCCGCCTTCGAGGATGAGGGATTTGCCGTGGCTCGCAACTCCCCGTTTGCTGGCGCCTATGTCACGCAAACCTATGGCCGACCGGCGCGTGGTCAGCACGCAGTTCAAATTGAAATCGACCGGTCTCTTTATATGGATGAGGCCAAGATCACGCCGCACGAGGGATTTGGTGTGCTCAAGGCGCGGCTTGCCAAGGTGGTGCGGAAGATTGCGGATATTGGCCGTTTGGAGCGAGAACCCTTGGCTGCGGAGTAG
- a CDS encoding cation transporter, which produces MDKAQIKQIEARTLVIAMCGSVFMGVAGVAAAVLSNSTAILMDGMFSLIGFTSALIGRKISLNAGAAPDRFRPLGYAADEAVFVTFRSLSLIGLILFAAGSAGMNIANYLSGEPVAELHYAPMFVYFVVVGATCFGLWALHHRTWKRTGKNSEILRLESKAAAVDGALTFGTFAGLGIIFLLGDGVLAPIAPIGDSIVVIVLCAGSIWQIWREMLGGVGELLGVTARPDVIAKVRRAIRDRMEAAPGEMTDLSVVKLGRTYLVSVYCNPRQAITAQEIDALNIALIADVKKVLPNSDVMLCISEFPRSWPDGMVPD; this is translated from the coding sequence ATGGACAAGGCGCAAATCAAGCAAATTGAGGCACGCACCCTGGTTATCGCGATGTGTGGCAGCGTCTTCATGGGCGTCGCGGGCGTCGCCGCTGCCGTACTTTCAAACTCCACCGCGATCCTGATGGATGGCATGTTCTCTCTGATCGGTTTCACATCCGCTCTGATCGGTCGCAAAATCAGTCTCAACGCTGGCGCCGCGCCCGACCGATTTCGCCCGCTCGGCTACGCTGCGGACGAGGCGGTTTTCGTAACCTTCCGGTCGTTGTCGCTGATCGGCCTGATTCTTTTCGCGGCCGGATCTGCAGGGATGAATATTGCTAACTATCTCTCTGGTGAGCCTGTCGCCGAGTTGCACTACGCACCCATGTTCGTCTACTTCGTCGTTGTTGGGGCGACGTGTTTTGGACTTTGGGCCCTTCATCACAGGACGTGGAAGAGAACAGGCAAAAACAGCGAAATCCTGCGCCTTGAATCCAAAGCAGCGGCCGTGGATGGCGCGCTTACATTTGGCACATTTGCCGGTCTCGGAATCATCTTCCTTCTCGGAGACGGTGTCTTAGCGCCTATCGCACCCATCGGCGACAGCATTGTGGTTATTGTTTTATGTGCAGGATCAATCTGGCAAATCTGGCGGGAAATGTTGGGCGGGGTTGGCGAGCTTCTCGGCGTCACAGCGCGACCAGATGTGATTGCCAAGGTGCGTCGTGCAATCCGTGACAGAATGGAGGCTGCGCCGGGTGAGATGACGGACCTGTCCGTGGTGAAACTCGGGCGGACCTATCTTGTCAGTGTTTACTGCAATCCCAGACAAGCCATCACCGCACAGGAAATCGACGCTTTGAACATTGCGCTGATTGCTGATGTCAAAAAGGTGCTTCCCAATTCTGATGTGATGCTTTGTATCTCCGAGTTTCCGCGCAGCTGGCCGGACGGCATGGTGCCTGACTGA